One stretch of Halapricum desulfuricans DNA includes these proteins:
- a CDS encoding ABC transporter ATP-binding protein yields MAAIRTAGLRKRYGSGSDAVLALDDLDLTVREGEVFGFLGPNGAGKSTTINVLLDFIEPTAGHAEVLGHDVRSESKAIRARTGVLPEGFEVFERLTAREHLEWMADTKGVSVDADAVLETVGIAEAADRAAGDFSKGMTQRLALGMALVGDPDLLILDEPSSGLDPTGMREMRELVREQAASGTTVFFSSHILSEVEAVCDRVAILNEGELMIEDTIENLRDANGGTASIQLDVASVPEGLDLQSIDGVRDVTVRDGEITAVCSSAARKVDVVRHVDERTAVTDIVSEDTSLEELFQRYTGQNPGTADSAASNTDASGADGRAESERAEVSA; encoded by the coding sequence ATGGCTGCAATACGGACAGCGGGGTTGAGGAAACGATACGGGTCCGGATCGGACGCGGTCCTGGCGCTTGACGACCTCGATCTGACGGTTCGAGAGGGTGAGGTGTTCGGCTTTCTGGGACCCAACGGGGCCGGCAAGTCGACGACCATCAACGTATTGCTCGATTTCATCGAGCCGACGGCGGGACACGCCGAGGTGCTGGGCCACGACGTCCGCTCGGAGTCGAAAGCGATCCGGGCGCGAACGGGCGTACTCCCGGAGGGGTTTGAGGTGTTCGAGCGACTGACTGCCCGCGAGCACCTCGAGTGGATGGCCGACACGAAAGGCGTCAGCGTCGACGCCGACGCCGTTCTGGAGACCGTCGGTATCGCCGAGGCGGCCGACCGAGCGGCGGGGGACTTCTCGAAGGGGATGACCCAGCGGCTCGCGCTCGGGATGGCGCTGGTCGGCGACCCCGATCTGCTGATCCTCGACGAGCCCTCGAGCGGGCTCGATCCGACGGGGATGCGAGAGATGCGGGAGCTCGTCCGCGAGCAAGCGGCGTCGGGGACGACCGTCTTCTTTTCCAGCCACATCCTCAGCGAGGTCGAGGCCGTCTGTGACCGGGTCGCGATCCTCAACGAGGGCGAGCTGATGATCGAGGACACGATCGAGAACCTCCGGGACGCGAACGGGGGCACGGCCAGCATCCAACTCGACGTCGCGTCCGTCCCGGAGGGCCTCGACCTGCAGTCGATCGACGGGGTCCGGGACGTGACAGTTAGAGACGGGGAAATCACGGCCGTCTGCTCGAGCGCGGCGAGAAAGGTCGACGTCGTCAGACACGTCGACGAGCGGACGGCGGTGACGGACATCGTCTCCGAGGACACCTCCCTCGAGGAGCTGTTCCAGCGATACACGGGTCAGAACCCCGGAACGGCCGACTCGGCCGCGTCGAACACCGACGCGTCCGGCGCAGACGGGCGAGCCGAGTCTGAGAGAGCGGAGGTGTCCGCATGA
- a CDS encoding alpha/beta hydrolase, which translates to MADHVPIPGGRDVRGVRDGPEGADSIVVACPPHPQQGGSRADSRLGSVADALAERSIATLRFDYGPWDEGRGEVTDAVAACRWARERYDRVGLFGYSFGGGVAILAAPEAEPDALSVLAPAATIGDRDVAAAVAGVGVPMQVLVGERDETVAWQRVLEAARERGATVEVVGGDHFFVGQRDRIAETVASWLARELA; encoded by the coding sequence ATGGCTGATCACGTCCCGATACCGGGAGGTCGTGACGTTCGCGGCGTCAGAGACGGCCCCGAGGGGGCGGACTCGATCGTCGTCGCGTGCCCGCCGCATCCACAGCAGGGCGGTTCGAGAGCCGACAGCCGGCTGGGTAGCGTCGCCGACGCGCTCGCGGAGCGGTCGATCGCGACGCTGCGGTTCGATTACGGCCCCTGGGACGAGGGGCGTGGCGAAGTGACCGACGCCGTCGCAGCCTGTCGATGGGCGCGCGAGCGGTACGATCGCGTCGGGCTGTTCGGCTACAGTTTCGGCGGCGGAGTCGCGATCCTGGCTGCACCCGAGGCCGAGCCCGACGCGCTCTCGGTGCTCGCGCCCGCGGCGACGATCGGCGACCGCGACGTCGCAGCCGCAGTGGCCGGCGTCGGCGTGCCGATGCAGGTGCTCGTCGGCGAGCGCGACGAGACCGTCGCGTGGCAGCGTGTCCTCGAGGCCGCCCGCGAACGTGGCGCGACTGTCGAAGTCGTCGGCGGCGATCACTTCTTCGTCGGCCAGCGTGACCGGATCGCCGAGACGGTCGCGTCGTGGCTGGCGCGCGAGTTGGCGTAG
- a CDS encoding efflux RND transporter permease subunit produces the protein MLRSALAKVIDFVTDHNRLTLAGMVLLSAVVLAGIPMLDTESEAGANASAFEDIDRVQKANYVADHYDTGDDSNRTIKTVYVRQKDGDVLSKPSLLATLRYQRDLLHNDSVEAVLHDDGVVDIANIVATGLAGDPAASLDEQITALDDADPTAVEAQVESTLANQPQALRLLPDGHGPSNVTATDRRLLVALNASAVTGGEATGGETTTADRVDAALYDTAEDYSDSGVFVLNQFAYDEYNSHFFGEMVWLVLPFALVLILGVLAFTYRDLVDIVVGMVGVVLSVLWMFGLLGWLGVAAGLALIVPVVLVTGLSIDFGFHVFNRYREERAAGERPNSQDAGIREPMNRGVRLVATALVLVTVTAAIGFLSNVVNPLGQIRDLGVAITLGVIASLLIFVTVVPALKISIDGLLERVGWSRRKRALGHGRYLRPALSKTVTLARRGAPVVLAVAIVVGALGALAWTELDEESFQRSDGDVAEWKQQLPDPVGWETHPAAERLSHVQEVYQPATADDAIRERILLEDDVTADGTLADVQAGVETIERRGVLLDQPGVQSVTSPVTAMQAVAQRDDTFRAVFEDADRDTDGDGIPDRDLETVYDAFYEADSEVAGQVLERTDGEYRSMLVQLAVNADYADANEAVADLEAGASRMEGNGDRVATVAGSLGVNAAVLDAIVGGILQTMALALAAITLTMAVAFRAMHGSATLGLVVSLPIALVLGLVIGGMYLLSIPLTLLTALLMSLVIGLGVDYNIHVGDRFADERRAGKTTFEALTAAVTGTGGALLGSTLTSAGAFATLALVPDAQLQSFASIVVIALLTAFLVSLLVLPSLLVLWERYSPEAVTTESAVEGIPQD, from the coding sequence ATGCTTCGATCAGCGCTGGCAAAGGTGATCGACTTCGTCACGGACCACAATCGACTCACACTCGCTGGGATGGTCTTGCTCTCGGCGGTCGTGCTGGCCGGGATTCCGATGCTCGACACGGAGAGTGAGGCAGGAGCGAACGCCTCTGCCTTCGAGGACATCGACCGCGTCCAGAAGGCCAACTACGTCGCGGACCACTACGACACCGGAGACGATTCGAATCGGACGATCAAGACCGTATACGTCCGTCAGAAAGACGGTGACGTCCTCTCGAAGCCGTCACTGCTGGCGACGCTCCGTTATCAACGCGACTTACTGCACAACGACTCGGTCGAGGCGGTGCTTCACGACGATGGAGTCGTCGATATCGCGAATATTGTCGCAACAGGTCTCGCCGGAGATCCGGCGGCATCGCTCGACGAGCAGATCACTGCCCTCGACGATGCCGATCCGACTGCGGTCGAAGCACAGGTCGAATCGACGTTGGCGAACCAGCCACAGGCGCTCCGGCTGCTTCCAGACGGTCACGGTCCCTCGAACGTGACGGCGACCGATCGCCGCCTGCTGGTCGCCCTGAACGCGAGTGCAGTGACAGGCGGAGAAGCGACTGGCGGTGAAACGACGACCGCCGACCGGGTCGATGCCGCCCTCTATGACACTGCCGAAGACTACTCTGATAGCGGGGTCTTCGTGTTGAACCAGTTTGCCTACGACGAGTACAACAGCCACTTCTTCGGAGAGATGGTCTGGCTGGTCTTGCCGTTCGCGCTGGTGTTGATCCTGGGGGTGCTCGCGTTCACCTATCGTGACCTGGTCGACATCGTCGTCGGGATGGTCGGGGTGGTGCTGTCGGTGCTGTGGATGTTCGGGCTGCTCGGATGGCTCGGCGTCGCGGCGGGGCTGGCACTCATCGTTCCGGTAGTCCTCGTGACGGGGCTGAGCATCGACTTCGGTTTCCACGTGTTCAACCGGTATCGAGAAGAGCGTGCGGCAGGAGAGAGACCGAACAGCCAAGACGCGGGGATCCGCGAGCCGATGAACCGGGGGGTCCGGCTCGTCGCTACCGCACTCGTGCTGGTAACCGTCACCGCCGCGATCGGGTTCCTCTCGAACGTCGTCAACCCGTTGGGGCAGATCCGCGACCTCGGGGTCGCAATCACGCTCGGCGTGATCGCGTCACTGCTGATCTTCGTGACTGTCGTGCCCGCGCTGAAGATCAGTATCGACGGCCTGCTCGAGCGCGTGGGCTGGAGCCGACGGAAACGCGCACTGGGTCACGGTCGGTACCTGCGGCCGGCGCTGTCGAAGACCGTGACACTCGCCCGCCGGGGCGCACCGGTCGTGCTGGCTGTAGCGATCGTCGTGGGCGCACTCGGCGCGCTCGCCTGGACCGAACTGGACGAGGAGAGCTTCCAGCGATCGGACGGTGACGTGGCCGAATGGAAGCAGCAACTCCCCGACCCGGTCGGCTGGGAGACCCACCCGGCCGCCGAGCGGCTGAGTCACGTCCAGGAGGTCTACCAGCCCGCCACGGCCGACGACGCGATCCGCGAACGGATACTGCTCGAGGACGACGTAACCGCCGACGGGACGCTGGCGGACGTACAGGCGGGTGTCGAGACGATCGAACGCCGTGGCGTGCTACTCGATCAGCCCGGCGTCCAGTCCGTCACCTCCCCCGTGACGGCGATGCAGGCGGTGGCACAGCGGGACGATACGTTCAGGGCCGTCTTCGAGGACGCCGACCGTGATACCGACGGCGACGGGATTCCCGACAGGGATCTCGAAACCGTCTACGACGCCTTTTACGAGGCAGACAGCGAGGTCGCAGGGCAGGTACTCGAACGGACCGACGGCGAGTACCGTTCGATGCTGGTTCAGCTGGCGGTCAACGCTGATTACGCCGACGCGAACGAGGCGGTTGCCGACCTCGAGGCCGGTGCGAGCCGGATGGAGGGCAACGGCGACCGGGTGGCCACCGTGGCCGGATCGCTGGGAGTCAACGCGGCCGTCCTGGACGCGATCGTCGGCGGTATCCTGCAGACGATGGCGCTGGCTCTGGCGGCGATCACGCTGACGATGGCCGTCGCCTTCCGGGCCATGCACGGGAGCGCGACGCTCGGGCTCGTGGTTTCTCTCCCGATCGCGCTCGTGCTGGGGCTCGTCATCGGCGGGATGTACCTCCTGTCGATCCCGCTGACGCTCCTGACTGCCCTGCTGATGAGTCTCGTCATCGGGCTGGGTGTCGATTACAACATCCACGTCGGCGATCGCTTTGCGGACGAACGACGTGCGGGGAAGACCACCTTCGAAGCACTCACTGCCGCGGTCACCGGCACCGGTGGCGCGCTGCTCGGGAGCACACTCACCTCTGCAGGCGCGTTCGCGACGCTAGCGCTCGTCCCGGACGCACAGCTGCAGAGCTTCGCGTCGATCGTCGTGATCGCGTTACTCACTGCGTTCCTGGTGAGTCTCCTCGTCCTGCCGAGTCTGCTGGTGCTGTGGGAGCGATACAGCCCGGAAGCCGTGACGACGGAATCCGCAGTAGAGGGCATACCACAGGACTGA
- the tmk gene encoding dTMP kinase, which yields MLVTLEGIDGSGKTSAWEALRAAELGVETTFTREPTDSWYGEAVARSIGDEEADSLAELFLYTADHADHLSRVVRPALDRGEVVISDRYSDSRYAYQGATLSDHSELDDPLAFVREIHDPWTRPPDLTVYLDVAPSVGAERAGATNKFEQTDYLRSVAENYERLIEAEPDRFVRIDAERSPDIVQQDVIEAVRERL from the coding sequence ATGCTCGTCACGCTGGAAGGGATCGACGGCAGCGGCAAAACGAGCGCCTGGGAGGCGCTCCGGGCGGCCGAGCTGGGCGTCGAGACGACGTTCACGCGCGAACCGACCGACTCGTGGTACGGCGAGGCCGTCGCCCGTTCGATCGGCGACGAGGAGGCCGACTCGCTGGCGGAACTGTTCCTCTATACGGCTGACCACGCCGATCACCTCTCGCGCGTCGTCCGGCCCGCGCTCGACCGGGGCGAGGTCGTGATCTCGGATCGCTACTCCGATTCGCGGTACGCCTATCAGGGGGCGACGCTATCCGATCACTCCGAACTGGACGACCCGCTCGCGTTCGTCCGAGAGATCCACGATCCCTGGACGCGACCGCCGGATCTGACGGTCTATCTGGACGTCGCGCCGTCGGTCGGAGCCGAGCGGGCGGGCGCGACCAACAAGTTCGAACAGACGGATTACCTCCGGTCGGTCGCCGAAAACTACGAACGGCTGATCGAGGCCGAGCCCGACCGGTTCGTCCGGATCGACGCTGAACGGTCGCCGGACATCGTTCAGCAGGACGTCATCGAGGCTGTCCGCGAGCGACTCTGA
- a CDS encoding homing endonuclease associated repeat-containing protein: MPEDGTTRGVTTESECIEALWGAAEELSESPTKPQYEELGLTLASGTIQRVMGGWNDAKEAAGLVTYEQGENGGQDVQPKPDWVDLPPDKDWEVLSGNMRWYYKNRERDIAKKDRRRVRLRGWLHDYSGSEAKAHRFSRVEEVKRPSTASVPGVGRMPTGTGFPPRRSVEQRAQRFADGRVRLRQRENSGRNRQV, from the coding sequence ATGCCTGAAGACGGCACGACGCGCGGTGTGACCACCGAGTCTGAGTGCATTGAGGCGTTGTGGGGTGCCGCCGAGGAGTTGAGTGAATCGCCGACGAAACCCCAGTACGAGGAGTTGGGGCTGACCCTTGCCTCGGGAACGATCCAGCGCGTGATGGGCGGCTGGAACGACGCCAAAGAAGCGGCGGGACTGGTGACGTACGAACAGGGTGAGAACGGTGGACAGGACGTCCAACCGAAGCCAGACTGGGTCGACTTGCCACCGGACAAAGACTGGGAGGTGCTGTCCGGAAACATGCGGTGGTACTACAAGAATCGCGAGCGGGATATCGCGAAGAAGGATCGCCGACGTGTCCGGTTGCGCGGCTGGCTTCACGATTACAGCGGTAGCGAGGCGAAAGCCCACCGGTTCAGTCGTGTGGAGGAGGTCAAAAGGCCGAGCACTGCCAGTGTGCCCGGTGTGGGGAGGATGCCCACCGGCACTGGATTTCCACCACGTCGATCCGTCGAACAAAGAGCGCAGCGTTTCGCGGATGGTCGCGTTCGGCTACGCCAAAGAGAAAATTCGGGCAGAAATCGACAAGTGTGA
- a CDS encoding GIY-YIG nuclease family protein translates to MTSGTYTLLIELPEAAAITFGAAGERELAAGIYAYTGSAFGPGGFSRIDRHRRVASGENDARHWHIDYLLGHPGTRIVEVVRSAEADIECAVSRRLPGEPIEGVGASDCDCNSHLVYGGEGEAFPDEVRRAHASARND, encoded by the coding sequence GTGACGAGTGGCACCTATACACTGTTGATCGAGCTGCCCGAAGCGGCGGCGATCACGTTCGGCGCGGCCGGCGAGCGCGAACTGGCGGCCGGGATCTACGCCTACACCGGCAGCGCGTTCGGTCCCGGCGGGTTCTCCCGGATCGATCGCCACCGACGAGTGGCGAGTGGCGAAAACGACGCCCGCCACTGGCACATCGATTACCTGCTCGGCCATCCGGGCACGCGGATCGTCGAAGTCGTCCGCTCGGCCGAGGCCGACATCGAGTGTGCGGTCAGCCGGCGTCTGCCCGGCGAGCCGATCGAGGGGGTCGGTGCGTCGGACTGCGACTGTAACAGCCATCTGGTGTACGGCGGCGAGGGCGAAGCGTTTCCGGACGAAGTTCGGCGGGCACACGCGAGTGCGCGAAACGATTGA
- a CDS encoding FeoA family protein, with protein sequence MTEVLADTAPGESVSLEQVPDDDVRARLLRLGFLDGTVECRHRLRKGPIVLRRNGTEMALGADLAAEIEISRAGADR encoded by the coding sequence ATGACTGAGGTGCTGGCCGACACGGCCCCGGGCGAGTCCGTCTCGCTGGAGCAGGTACCGGACGACGACGTCCGGGCGCGCCTGCTCAGGCTCGGCTTTCTGGACGGAACCGTGGAGTGTCGCCATCGGCTCCGGAAGGGGCCGATCGTTCTCAGGCGCAACGGCACGGAGATGGCGCTCGGGGCCGATCTGGCCGCCGAGATCGAAATCTCGCGAGCGGGGGCCGATAGATGA
- the feoB gene encoding ferrous iron transport protein B, translated as MSCHETRDREVDAEETVALVGCPNVGKSVVFGELAEQYVDVSNYPGTTVDTTEAAFGDAKLTDTPGVYGISSFDEEERVTREIVLEADAVVNVVDATQLERDLFLTLQLLDMGIPTVVALNMMDEAEADGIDIDADALEAELGVPVVPTVAVDGGGIDELRDRVDEARAPESTSIARWFDELPDEVEATRAEKTLLVEGDEPTAERVSTGKVVADGGVPALAEIGQREDVYGHRRRRVEDIVGGVLSREERDSSWAERFSDLMLHPLTGTPIALAMLGAIFYFIGVVVAQKIVGFLETIVFGEYYNPVVNNTVESLLPAAGWAEPVEFMLINGNLGLLTITVQYIVGVLLPLVVAFYFVIGILEDSGMLPRLAVLTDRGLNRIGLNGRAIVPMIVGVGCVTMAVITTRMVGNRRERLISTALLGLAVPCSAQLGIIMGLLAGLGLIWWFGYLGVLLVVLGVAGLFLDRTLPGDSTPLVTELPRMRAPRPRNILRKTYNRTKMFLREAIPLFGVTAIAISVLEYVGGFGLIQRALSPVTALVGLPQEFARVLLLGLVRRDFAAAGMTDMAFTTAETFVGLVVITLFVPCILAMVMILKERDAKSALLMWVGSWVVAFGVGGLLAVIL; from the coding sequence ATGAGCTGTCACGAGACCCGCGACCGCGAGGTCGACGCCGAGGAGACGGTCGCGCTGGTCGGCTGTCCGAACGTCGGCAAAAGCGTCGTCTTCGGCGAGCTCGCTGAACAGTACGTCGACGTCTCGAACTACCCGGGAACGACCGTCGACACGACCGAGGCCGCTTTCGGCGACGCGAAACTGACCGACACCCCCGGTGTCTACGGGATCTCCAGCTTCGACGAGGAAGAGCGGGTCACGCGCGAGATCGTTCTCGAGGCCGACGCCGTGGTCAACGTCGTCGACGCGACCCAACTCGAGCGGGACCTGTTCCTGACACTGCAGTTGCTCGATATGGGGATTCCGACGGTCGTCGCGCTGAACATGATGGACGAGGCCGAGGCCGACGGGATCGATATCGACGCCGACGCGCTCGAGGCGGAACTCGGCGTCCCGGTCGTCCCTACAGTCGCGGTCGACGGCGGGGGGATCGACGAGTTGCGCGACCGCGTCGACGAGGCCCGCGCGCCCGAGTCGACTTCGATCGCACGGTGGTTCGACGAGTTGCCCGACGAGGTGGAGGCCACGCGCGCGGAGAAGACGCTGCTGGTCGAGGGCGACGAGCCGACCGCCGAGCGCGTTTCGACCGGCAAGGTCGTCGCCGACGGCGGCGTCCCGGCGCTCGCGGAGATCGGCCAGCGCGAAGACGTCTACGGGCACCGCCGTCGCCGCGTCGAAGACATCGTCGGCGGCGTCCTCTCTCGCGAGGAGCGCGATTCGTCCTGGGCCGAACGGTTCAGCGATCTCATGCTTCACCCCCTGACCGGGACCCCGATCGCGCTCGCGATGCTGGGTGCGATCTTCTACTTCATCGGGGTCGTCGTCGCCCAGAAGATCGTCGGCTTCCTCGAGACGATCGTGTTCGGCGAGTACTACAACCCGGTCGTCAACAACACCGTCGAGAGCCTTCTGCCTGCTGCGGGCTGGGCCGAGCCGGTCGAGTTCATGCTGATCAACGGCAACCTCGGCCTGCTGACAATCACCGTCCAGTACATCGTCGGCGTCCTGTTGCCGCTGGTCGTGGCCTTCTACTTCGTGATCGGAATCCTCGAGGACTCGGGGATGCTCCCCCGGCTGGCCGTGCTGACCGACCGCGGGCTCAACCGGATCGGGCTGAACGGCCGGGCGATCGTCCCGATGATCGTCGGCGTCGGGTGTGTGACGATGGCGGTGATCACGACCAGAATGGTCGGCAACCGCCGCGAGCGGCTCATCTCGACCGCGCTGCTCGGGCTGGCCGTGCCCTGCTCTGCCCAGCTCGGGATCATCATGGGACTGCTCGCCGGCCTGGGGCTGATCTGGTGGTTCGGCTACCTCGGCGTCCTGCTGGTCGTGCTTGGGGTCGCCGGGCTCTTCCTCGACCGGACGCTGCCCGGCGATAGCACGCCGCTGGTGACCGAGCTTCCGCGGATGCGCGCCCCGCGTCCGCGAAACATCCTCCGGAAGACCTACAACCGGACGAAGATGTTCCTCCGCGAGGCGATCCCGCTGTTCGGCGTGACCGCGATCGCGATCTCGGTCCTCGAATACGTCGGCGGCTTCGGGCTTATCCAGCGTGCTCTGTCGCCGGTCACGGCACTGGTCGGACTCCCGCAGGAGTTCGCGCGCGTCCTCTTGCTGGGGCTGGTCCGACGTGACTTCGCCGCGGCCGGGATGACCGACATGGCGTTCACCACCGCCGAGACCTTCGTCGGGCTGGTCGTCATCACGCTGTTCGTCCCCTGCATCCTCGCGATGGTGATGATCCTCAAGGAACGGGACGCAAAGAGCGCGCTACTGATGTGGGTCGGCTCCTGGGTCGTCGCCTTCGGCGTCGGTGGCCTGCTGGCGGTGATCCTATGA
- a CDS encoding disulfide bond formation protein B: MAWRIDALEETPVGDVQTLVVWCCALIAAVATAGSLFVSTVLGIEPCPLCWYQRIVTFPLVVVFGVAALEHRATVYRTALPLSVGGVLIGAYHSWLQFTASSTGTCALAGGCSTVQYRLEPIGVTLPQLGLLAMSLLTVLLVSLWVLSE; this comes from the coding sequence ATGGCATGGCGAATCGACGCGCTCGAGGAGACGCCAGTCGGCGACGTCCAGACGCTCGTCGTCTGGTGCTGTGCGCTAATCGCTGCTGTCGCGACAGCGGGGAGCCTCTTCGTTAGCACGGTACTGGGAATCGAGCCGTGCCCGCTCTGCTGGTATCAGCGGATCGTGACGTTCCCCCTCGTCGTCGTCTTCGGCGTCGCCGCGCTCGAACACAGGGCAACAGTGTATCGAACGGCGCTCCCGCTCTCGGTCGGGGGCGTCCTGATCGGGGCGTACCACTCGTGGCTTCAGTTCACCGCGTCGTCGACGGGGACGTGCGCTCTCGCCGGCGGGTGCTCGACTGTCCAGTATCGGCTCGAGCCGATCGGCGTGACGTTGCCACAGCTCGGCCTGCTCGCGATGAGTCTACTCACAGTGCTTCTCGTCTCGCTCTGGGTCCTCTCTGAGTGA
- a CDS encoding ribbon-helix-helix domain-containing protein, translating to MPKISVEVPQELLEDLDRHVGEDGKFVNRSEAIRASVRKTLDLLDEIDARHDRLDDDEE from the coding sequence ATGCCGAAGATAAGCGTTGAGGTGCCACAGGAGTTGCTGGAGGACCTGGACAGACACGTCGGCGAGGACGGAAAGTTCGTCAACCGGAGCGAGGCGATCCGCGCGTCAGTCCGGAAGACGCTGGATCTGCTCGACGAGATAGACGCCCGCCACGACCGACTGGACGATGACGAGGAATAG
- a CDS encoding queuosine precursor transporter — protein MTRNSSQLAVPQVALLALFVTALVTAQVTAAKVLAFELPVSIPVAGETLLLPGAALAYALTFFASDCYAELYGRRAAQLMVNVAFAMNFVLLALVWSTIGAPIAPDASSVSQAQFADVLGASTGIVVGSLAAYVVSQNWDVIVFHWIRDATDGEHLWLRNLGSTATSQLIDTVLFVGIAFFLFLGVPLEAALSLIVGQYLLKLVIAALDTPFVYLVVGLVRSREQDSTALSFGD, from the coding sequence ATGACGAGGAATAGCTCTCAACTCGCAGTCCCGCAAGTCGCACTGCTCGCGCTGTTCGTCACGGCGCTGGTGACGGCACAGGTGACCGCGGCGAAGGTGCTGGCCTTCGAGTTACCGGTCTCGATCCCGGTCGCCGGCGAGACGCTGCTGTTACCGGGCGCGGCGCTGGCCTACGCGCTGACCTTCTTCGCCTCCGACTGCTACGCCGAACTGTACGGCCGTCGGGCGGCGCAGCTAATGGTCAACGTCGCCTTCGCGATGAACTTCGTGTTGCTGGCGCTGGTCTGGAGTACCATCGGCGCGCCGATCGCACCAGACGCTTCGAGCGTCTCGCAGGCGCAGTTCGCGGACGTACTGGGGGCCTCGACGGGCATCGTCGTCGGGAGCCTCGCCGCCTACGTCGTCAGCCAGAACTGGGACGTGATCGTCTTCCATTGGATTCGAGACGCCACCGACGGCGAACACCTCTGGCTGCGAAACCTCGGCTCGACCGCGACGAGCCAGCTCATCGACACGGTGCTCTTCGTCGGGATCGCCTTTTTCCTGTTTCTGGGCGTCCCGCTCGAAGCGGCCCTCTCGCTGATCGTCGGGCAGTACCTCCTCAAACTGGTCATCGCCGCGCTGGACACGCCCTTCGTCTATCTCGTCGTCGGACTCGTCCGTTCGCGCGAGCAGGACTCGACCGCGCTTTCGTTCGGCGACTGA
- a CDS encoding ArsR/SmtB family transcription factor: MAESGDRARRQPGNGRERFLPEQSLLELSDYLAMQRAIGNETRFRLLSMLVERGPMTPTELEELLDVPGNTLHYHLDELVDVGLIENRKRSEPDHEGLYSYYRATSLGEGILTHGVRELIDEEWAALDAYSHD, translated from the coding sequence ATGGCCGAGAGCGGTGATCGAGCACGACGGCAACCCGGAAACGGTCGGGAACGGTTCCTTCCCGAGCAGAGCCTGCTGGAGCTGTCGGATTATCTGGCGATGCAGCGGGCGATCGGCAACGAGACGCGTTTCCGGCTGCTATCGATGCTCGTCGAGCGAGGTCCGATGACGCCGACCGAACTGGAAGAGCTGCTGGACGTGCCGGGGAACACGCTGCACTACCACTTGGACGAACTGGTCGACGTGGGGCTGATCGAGAACCGCAAGCGCAGCGAGCCAGATCACGAGGGGCTGTACTCGTACTATCGGGCCACGAGCCTGGGCGAAGGGATACTGACCCACGGCGTGCGTGAGTTGATCGACGAGGAGTGGGCAGCACTGGACGCGTACAGTCACGACTGA
- a CDS encoding DUF7509 family protein has protein sequence MRDRIIGELGDLAHGRLLVYLMGPYSAFDVGTVLQETETPEDVIDLQALPEAVDFGALVGTDEGVEGEEATLDLLLDVRDALRTDPGVNAFLAIDVDVPLEEMDAATQSIEFALASNGVVYVVPKVGDNLGVGIETGAVLEAIFQREADPTDHRDRVVFVHEEGVTSAMIAAVLDRWDARVYDYTDRDDLVRQVRLFVRDIVRREQVGDLPKLD, from the coding sequence ATGCGCGATCGGATCATTGGGGAATTGGGTGATCTCGCCCACGGACGATTGCTGGTCTATCTGATGGGGCCGTACTCGGCGTTCGACGTCGGGACAGTCCTCCAGGAGACCGAGACACCTGAGGACGTCATCGACCTGCAAGCGCTCCCGGAGGCAGTCGATTTCGGGGCGCTCGTCGGCACTGACGAAGGCGTCGAGGGCGAAGAGGCGACGCTCGATCTCCTGTTGGACGTACGGGACGCGCTCCGTACCGATCCGGGAGTGAACGCCTTCCTGGCGATCGATGTCGATGTACCCCTCGAGGAAATGGACGCCGCGACCCAGAGCATCGAGTTCGCGCTGGCCAGCAACGGTGTCGTCTACGTCGTCCCGAAGGTCGGCGACAATCTCGGCGTCGGCATCGAGACCGGCGCGGTGCTGGAGGCGATCTTCCAGCGCGAGGCGGATCCGACCGACCACCGCGATCGCGTCGTCTTCGTCCACGAGGAGGGCGTCACGAGTGCGATGATCGCCGCAGTCCTCGATCGCTGGGACGCTCGTGTCTACGATTACACGGATCGCGACGATCTCGTCCGGCAGGTCCGGCTGTTCGTCAGAGATATCGTCCGGCGCGAGCAGGTCGGCGATCTGCCGAAACTAGATTGA